A region from the Plasmodium berghei ANKA genome assembly, chromosome: 9 genome encodes:
- a CDS encoding protein disulfide isomerase related protein, putative: MKLYGKIHFILPVLYLFAKYASSLYTNVKEIKTVESLNEFDELINSQKKCLVQFYATWCRVSRGFSNDFINIAKTVKDDILVIAIKNEDIINKYKIKTYPNIQLFFTNDKKEKHIEQFDGNYKIKDVVSFIYDNIKNYRLKELNIDVGKKDNSNKKNKKNKNSGKVIVLNDSNFDQNVLKNDDNVWFVFFYAPWCGHSKPIHPMFDELAKKTSHLKNARIAKIDATVEQRTAQTYEIKHYPSFRLFPSGNKKPHTAIDYNESRTVNDLYQFFLKYYKEKKEIIQLTSRNVFDEHCENDVCLLAILPSKEDIEPSSLKSYIQILTSVIKDVNHLPVTLMWTHAGDQLDIVQKLNLTFGFPTVIAISFSKNVYSILKGNYSEQSIKNFVIQMMTGKSSVDNLVPFNVNNVPKVDLNNMNEYNSEL, from the coding sequence atgaaaCTATATGGAAAAATACACTTCATATTACCTGTACTTTACCTTTTTGCAAAATATGCAAGTAGCTTATATACAAACGtaaaagaaattaaaacaGTAGAATCCCTTAACGAATTTGATGAATTGATAAAttctcaaaaaaaatgcttaGTTCAATTTTATGCTACATGGTGTCGAGTTTCCAGAGGGTTCTCTAAcgattttataaatatagcaAAAACAGTCAAAGATGATATATTAGTTATagctataaaaaatgaagatataataaataaatataaaattaaaacttATCCAAATATACAACTATTTTTTACCaatgataaaaaagaaaagcaTATTGAACAATTTGAtggaaattataaaataaaagatgttgtttcatttatatatgataatattaaaaattaccGTTTAAAAGAGTTAAATATTGATGTTGGTAAAAAGgataattcaaataaaaaaaataaaaaaaataaaaatagtggTAAAGTAATTGTATTAAACGATTCTAACTTTGAtcaaaatgttttaaaaaatgatgataatgtatggtttgtttttttctatgCCCCATGGTGTGGGCATAGTAAACCTATTCATCCAATGTTTGATGAACTAGCTAAAAAAACCTcgcatttaaaaaatgcaagAATAGCAAAAATTGATGCAACCGTTGAACAAAGAACAGCACAAACTTATGAAATAAAGCATTACCCTTCTTTCCGTTTATTTCCAtcaggaaataaaaaaccaCACACTGCTATAGATTATAATGAGTCTAGAACTGTTAATGATctttatcaattttttttaaaatattataaagaaaaaaaagaaataatacaattaaCATCTCGAAATGTTTTTGATGAACATTGTGAAAATGATGTTTGCCTTTTAGCTATATTACCAAGTAAAGAAGATATTGAACCAAGTTCTTTAAAATCttatattcaaatattaACTAGTGTAATAAAAGATGTTAATCATCTTCCTGTTACTCTAATGTGGACACATGCTGGAGATCAATTAGATATAgttcaaaaattaaatttaacaTTTGGATTTCCAACTGTTATTGCTATTagtttttcaaaaaatgtttattcAATTTTAAAAGGAAATTATTCTGAACAATCAATCaaaaattttgttataCAAATGATGACAGGAAAATCATCAGTTGACAATTTGGTTCCATTTAATGTTAATAATGTACCAAAAGTTGATCTCaataatatgaatgaaTACAATTCagaattataa
- a CDS encoding alpha/beta hydrolase, putative has protein sequence MYERFLKKISFACTNVLPKVVTEEKKEKKGNNFKNSKKFRKKSIDNCKLLLRIEDMFNNNKRKKKGKNKLPCYYKKEEHPFLYMIKKKKKKKRAIHLFNEIVKIYKDTTFLSDFSLNFLYEFVKDEECLNYLKGRDVCTLLLILSREFLGNTNNNNANLNNDSNKESNENNNSNILFSNERNNKILKLSCYLLKHLSLNKLENELLNDTFMLIFLMKLNYIFNKKKHVNYKDLKDNYSFYFYTFLFYYYLYVFNSIKTVVLFPNKRIFKCEFKTINELESVYKKYEHTKNSFYNINRYGSYECNSYDISNLKTKNDYINTQKYEDFLKYNYIINFNSLKNKFNIFFKFNDVSNINFVTKFDKFHVLQINYYYCIIKNRSDIIAKSVNKNFPVYFNLLLKLNDNISNKRWNSITERENNNSNITSINNITTEKIGKNGKKLNNTLSNTKGGEKSRHNDDNKSKNTLLLKNLNNKGKRNKNKILLTELLYQSLDYFTLNEAIQNKKEDNNMINNCLRKIIKHIEKKYKLECISNPKELDNTENNSNNKGDKDSNNNDNKKGKNEKNDDKILFSVINRNYNAKNKDNLLNREMILKRIDDLLRITKKSSLYVNTGLHIIFRNMCINNLNSLNLDLLFLINLYSNNNFKNKYFHYNQNNRPQYLSNKNSEENDNNSKTLRNEKKKALIEGDQMEKKNKASLNDGANNANSFNAPTLGLPLLGNGINDNNDDYNNVESRINIQNSKNKKNNKNSDIHKELTYIIKIFANCLSENKLTFNSFSLLYFMYKNLLLNIMAISFNFLYSLSSEFFFFNDTINLISQYNLKKGQIPCTLYYDSIRAFTNIKSHYKYFLSMIKKEEKGISKESNHEKKINESLLFSSLYKDIDKFNEHKIPYDKKCSKENDQLKNNSKKIYRTHFELFLEKVDNFLKDQNIWGEINNKNSLTHSSFQITRKKKKKLFDENMYMIGKFNYIFYDINDRFIPIYVYAKKSLIKKNKHFRKDNEKRKYNYQWKEKNLEDTHNIIELEKSEIELDKEKENEINKKRQTKKGKKKKSINVIFVHGLRGHALRTWRCSNLYKGFEDYNFYYKKNNFKNCKKKKEKKKKRNEYQADDKKANGLLNNYSYNVTEEKTNNENYNSSIHNINNNISSDIVDINSGKEANNGDDKLMQVLNNPNNLKEKKNVILFDDIKKEIRKYIKIKNNFKLIINDDIIKALMLNYKHNQNIIPMFVKNTCIDKKKFKQLFLNNNKLKSELELYNGSVSYLAWPFYILHLNRKKLNVFIFNYFSPLYPIGTYYTQTGFKKDKWNKNIANKNGSDLLSEEKKNENVENSENEVTETNVNENNIYSHLNPLNIFFKKNDNTKEKGFKEQEKYFYTDRMCLDELSNFFLIKLKKLNIGKNNDIVFVAHSMGGLLTQYVLLKDDNILNKTKNVFFYSSPHFGSPLSSTVFLLKNFLCPYVIQLNAHNSTLTNLQQNFNQRIKNADIKVYSFSESEKTPLPFFGLHTMIVPSVFSYLYYSKVFLIIKSCDHLEISKINSEADVKYYYLNNVLKGMLKERQHQKVINPK, from the exons atgtacgAAAGGTTCCTAAAGAAGATAAGTTTTGCTTGCACTAATGTATTACCAAAAGTTGTGACTGAGGagaagaaagaaaaaaaaggaaacaattttaaaaattcgaaaaaatttagaaaaaaaagtatagaTAATtgcaaattattattaaggATTGAAGATatgtttaataataataagagaaagaaaaaaggtaaaaataaattaccatgctattataaaaaagaggagcatccatttttatatatgattaaaaaaaaaaaaaaaaaaaaaagagctatccatttatttaatgaaattgttaaaatatataaagataCCACATTTTTAAGtgatttttcattaaattttttatacgAATTTGTTAAAGATGAGGAatgtttaaattatttaaaaggaAGAGATGTGTGCACATTACTATTAATTTTGAGTCGGGAATTTTTAGGAAATactaataacaataatgccaatttaaataatgatagtAACAAGGAAagtaatgaaaataacaaCAGCAACATTCTATTTTCGAATGagagaaataataaaattttaaaactgagctgttatttattaaaacatttatcattgaataaattagaaaatgaattattaaaCGATACATTTAtgctaatatttttaatgaaattaaattatattttcaataaaaaaaaacatgtcAATTATAAAGATTTAAAGGATAATTACagcttttatttttatacattcttgttttattattatttatatgtttttaacAGTATCAAAACTGTGGTCTTATTTccaaataaaagaatatttaaatgcGAATTCAAAACTATAAATGAATTAGAAAgcgtatataaaaaatatgagcatacaaaaaatagcttttataatataaatagatATGGGTCTTATGAATGTAATAGTTATGATAtttcaaatttaaaaacaaaaaatgattatattaacacacaaaaatatgaagattttttaaaatataattatataataaattttaatagtttaaagaataaatttaatattttcttcaaatttaatgatgtgtcaaatataaattttgtaaCAAAATTCGACAAGTTTCATGTTCtacaaattaattattattattgtataataaaaaaccGATCTGATATAATTGCAAAATcagtaaataaaaattttccTGTATATTTCAATTTGTTGCTTAAGCtgaatgataatataagtAACAAACGATGGAATAGTATTACTGAAAGGGAAAacaataatagtaatattacttctattaataatattactaCTGAAAAAATAGGAAAGAATGGGAAAAAATTGAACAACACGCTTAGTAATACAAAGGGTGGTGAGAAGAGTAGACACAATGACGATAATAAATCCAAGAATACTTTATtactaaaaaatttaaataacaaGGGGAaacgaaataaaaacaaaatactATTAACAGAGCTTCTGTATCAATCTTTAGATTATTTCACGCTAAATGAAgctatacaaaataaaaaagaggataataatatgattaaTAATTGCTTAAGGAAAATTATTAAGCATATcgagaaaaaatataaactgGAATGTATAAGTAATCCAAAAGAGTTAGACAACACAGAAAATAATAGCAATAATAAGGGTGATAAAGATagcaataataatgataacaAAAAGgggaaaaatgaaaaaaatgacgataaaatattatttagtGTAATTAACCGTAATTAtaatgcaaaaaataaagacaATTTATTAAACAGAGAAATGATTTTGAAAAGAATTGATGATTTGTTAAGAATAACAAAAAAGTCATCGTTATATGTAAATACTGGtcttcatattatttttagaaaCATGTGcataaacaatttaaattCCCTAAACTtagatttattatttcttattaatttatattcaaataataattttaaaaataaatattttcattataatcAAAACAATAGGCCCCAATATTTatctaataaaaattcagaggaaaatgataataatagcaAGACTTTGAGgaatgaaaaaaagaaagcaTTAATTGAAGGTGATCAAatggaaaagaaaaataaagcaTCCTTAAATGATGGTGCAAATAACGCAAATTCTTTTAATGCTCCAACATTAGGTTTGCCATTATTAGGAAATGGGAtcaatgataataatgatgattataataatgtagaatctagaataaatatacaaaattctaaaaataaaaaaaataataaaaatagtgatATACATAAAGAATTAAcgtatataattaaaattttcgCTAATTGCTTatcagaaaataaattaacttttaattctttttctcttttatattttatgtataaaaatttattactaAACATAATGGCAATCTCATTTAATTTCCTATACAGTCTTAGTtcagaatttttttttttcaatgatacaataaatttaatttcacaatataatttaaaaaaagggCAAATACCATGTACATTATATTACGATAGTATAAGAGCTTTTACAAATATCAAATcacattataaatattttttaagtatgataaaaaaagaagaaaaaggAATTTCAAAAGAAAGTAATCacgagaaaaaaataaatgagtCTCTCTTATTTAGCAGTTTATACAAAGATATAGACAAATTTAATGAACATAAAATTCCATAcgataaaaaatgtagtaaagaaaatgaccaattaaaaaataatagcaaaaaaatatatcgtACACATTTTGAgttatttttagaaaaagttgacaactttttaaaagatcaaaatatatggggagaaataaataataaaaactcATTAACTCATTCTTCTTTTCAAATAacaaggaaaaaaaaaaaaaaattgttcgATGAAAACATGTATATGATTggtaaatttaattatattttttacgaTATAAACGATAGATTTATTcctatatatgtatatgctAAAAAAAgtcttataaaaaaaaataagcatTTTCGTAAAGAcaatgaaaaaagaaaatacaattatcaatggaaagaaaaaaatttagaagATACACATAATATCATAGAGTTGGAGAAAAGTGAAATAGAATtagataaagaaaaagaaaatgaaattaacaaaaaacgccaaacaaaaaaaggaaagaaaaaaaaaagcataaatgttatatttgTACACGGGCTACGAGGTCATGCTCTTCGTACATGGAGGTGTTCGAATTTGTACAAGGGATTCGAagattataatttttattacaagaaaaacaattttaaaaattgtaagaagaaaaaagaaaagaaaaagaaaaggaaTGAGTATCAGGCTGATGATAAAAAGGCTAATGGACTATTAAACAATTATTCTTACAATGTCACAGAAGAGAAAACAAACAATGAGAATTATAATTCAAGTATAcataacataaataataatatatcatcTGATATAGTGGATATAAATTCAGGAAAAGAAGCCAATAATGGAGATGATAAACTTATGCAAGTTTTAAATAATCCaaacaatttaaaagaaaaaaaaaatgtaattttatttgacgacataaaaaaagaaataagaaaatatataaaaataaaaaataattttaaattgatAATTAATGATGATATTATTAAAGCATTAATGCTAAATTATAAGCATAAccaaaatattattcctatgtttgtaaaaaatacatgtatcgacaaaaaaaaatttaaacaattatttttaaataataataaattgaaAAGTGAGTTAGAACTATACAATGGATCTGTGTCTTATTTAGCATGGCCTTTTTATATACTCCAtttaaatagaaaaaaattgaatgtgttcatatttaattatttttcccCGCTATATCCAATTGGGACATATTATACTCAAACTGgttttaaaaaagataaatggaacaaaaatatagcaaataaaaatggaagtGATTTATTATCtgaagaaaagaaaaatgaaaatgtgGAAAATAGTGAAAATGAAGTAACCGAAACGAACGTAAATGagaacaatatatattctcaTTTAAATCCactaaatattttttttaaaaaaaatgataatacgAAAGAAAAAGGCTTTAAGGaacaagaaaaatatttctatacTGATAGAATGTGCTTAGATGAGttatcaaatttttttttaattaaattgaaaaaattaaatattggGAAAAATAACGACATTGTATTTGTAGCTCATTCCATGGGTGGTTTATTAACTCAGTATGTATTATTAAAggatgataatattttaaataaaacaaaaaatgtttttttttattcttcaCCACATTTTGGGTCTCCATTATCTTCAACAgtctttttattaaaaaacttCCTATGCCCATATGTTATTCAATTAAATGCTCACAATTCAACACTAACTAATTTACAACAAAATTTCAATcaaagaattaaaaacgCAGATATAAAAGTTTACTCTTTTTCTGAATCTGAGAAAACACCACTCCCGTTTTTTG GTCTCCACACGATGATAGTTCCTTCAGTATTTTCCTACCTATACTATTCAAAAGTATTTTTGATTATCAAAAGCTGTGATCATTTGGAAATTAGCAAAATAAATAGCGAAGCGgatgtaaaatattattatttaaataatgttttGAAGGGAATGTTAAAAGAAAGACAGCATCAAAAGGTAATTAATCCAAAATAG